A region from the Marinobacter sp. SS13-12 genome encodes:
- the cysZ gene encoding sulfate transporter CysZ: MLKGNFFRGLGYLGEGFRLIRQPGLRLFVVIPLVINILLFGLLFYFLAELFTAMIATAMGWLPDWAWLQSLDWLFWLLYGAVILLMLAYGFVIVANLIGSPFYGYLAELTEKHLTGQEVSTEEGWSQIVRDIPRALWREVQKIVYYLPRAVGLFIIGVIPVVNLVAAVLWFLFNSWMMALQYVDYPADNHRVSFPALRRLLGDTRLSALGFGLPVALAAMVPVLNLVVVPAAVCGATAYWVRENGPSNKDV; encoded by the coding sequence ATGTTGAAAGGTAACTTTTTCCGTGGCCTGGGATATCTCGGAGAGGGATTCCGGCTGATACGGCAGCCGGGGCTGAGGCTGTTTGTTGTTATTCCCCTCGTCATCAATATTCTGTTATTCGGTCTTCTGTTCTATTTCCTGGCCGAACTTTTCACTGCCATGATCGCGACCGCCATGGGCTGGCTGCCGGACTGGGCCTGGTTGCAAAGCCTGGACTGGTTGTTCTGGCTGCTCTATGGCGCTGTGATCCTGCTCATGCTCGCCTACGGCTTCGTTATTGTGGCTAACCTCATCGGCTCCCCGTTCTATGGCTATCTGGCGGAATTGACTGAAAAACACCTGACCGGTCAGGAAGTCAGCACCGAGGAGGGCTGGAGCCAGATCGTCCGCGATATCCCGCGCGCGCTCTGGCGCGAAGTTCAGAAAATTGTCTATTACCTGCCTCGTGCGGTTGGCCTGTTTATTATCGGTGTTATCCCGGTGGTCAACCTGGTGGCGGCCGTGCTCTGGTTCCTGTTCAATAGCTGGATGATGGCGCTGCAGTATGTGGACTACCCGGCGGACAACCACCGGGTCAGCTTTCCTGCCTTGCGACGCCTGTTGGGAGATACCCGCCTGTCGGCTCTGGGGTTCGGGCTTCCGGTGGCCCTGGCAGCGATGGTGCCGGTATTGAACCTGGTGGTGGTTCCTGCAGCGGTTTGCGGGGCAACCGCCTATTGGGTGCGGGAGAACGGGCCATCGAACAAAGACGTATAA
- a CDS encoding VanZ family protein, whose amino-acid sequence MAFLTQRIRFLLDYQPFWRAMLVISATAILYLATTSEPYPVPSSDNDKLNHVLAFLQLTIVTRLAWPGLSRLWIASGLIAFGASIEIVQAQLPYRTFAVADIVADAAGIAVGLLPCPDFIRRRAKPSRKKTDVREEPGRL is encoded by the coding sequence ATGGCATTTCTGACACAGCGCATTCGTTTTCTGCTTGATTATCAGCCGTTCTGGCGGGCAATGCTGGTGATATCCGCGACAGCCATTCTCTATCTCGCAACCACAAGCGAGCCCTACCCGGTGCCTTCGTCCGATAACGACAAGCTGAATCATGTGCTGGCCTTCCTGCAATTGACGATTGTGACACGCCTGGCCTGGCCCGGGCTCAGCCGGCTCTGGATTGCCTCTGGCCTGATCGCCTTTGGTGCGTCGATTGAAATCGTGCAAGCCCAGTTGCCCTATCGCACCTTCGCCGTTGCCGACATTGTGGCCGATGCCGCGGGCATTGCCGTCGGGCTGCTGCCCTGCCCGGATTTCATCAGACGGCGAGCCAAACCATCGCGCAAGAAAACAGATGTGAGAGAAGAGCCTGGTCGCTTGTGA